The following proteins are co-located in the Procambarus clarkii isolate CNS0578487 chromosome 4, FALCON_Pclarkii_2.0, whole genome shotgun sequence genome:
- the LOC123752399 gene encoding clumping factor A-like codes for MLRATVLDMLRATVLDMLRATEEDSQSVTEEDGQRTTEEGSHRVTEEDSQRATEEDDSQRATEEDSQRAAEEDSQRAAEEDSQRATEEDSQRATEEDSQRAAEEDSQRATEEDSQRATEEDSQRATEEDSQRATEEDSQWRTDEDIHRSTEEDSQRAAEEDSQRATEEDSQRATEEDSQRATEEDSQRATEEDSQRTTEEDSQSVTEEDDSQGAAEEDGQRATEEDSQRAAVEDSQRAAEEDSQRATDEDSQRATEEDSQRAAVEDSQRAAEEDSQRATEEDSQGAAEEDSQRATEEDSQRATEEDSQRATEEDSQRATEEDSQWRTDEDIHRSTEEDSQRAAEEDSQWSTEEDIHRSTEEDSQRATEEDSQRAAEEDSQRAAEEDSQRATEEDSQRTMAYGLMHHEGDSINHPEQNKSIRRA; via the exons atgctcagggctactgtgttagacatgctcagggctactgtgttagacatgctcagggctactgaGGAAGACAGTCAGAGTGTTACTGAGGAAGACGGTCAGAGGACTACTGAGGAAGGCAGTCACAGGGTTACTGAGGAAGACAGTCAGAGGGCTACTGAGGAAGACG ACAGTCAGAGGGCTACTGAGGAAGACAGTCAGAGGGCTGCTGAGGAAGACAGTCAGAGGGCTGCTGAGGAAGACAGTCAGAGGGCTACTGAGGAAGACAGTCAGAGAGCTACTGAGGAAGACAGTCAGAGGGCTGCTGAGGAAGACAGTCAGCGGGCTACTGAGGAAGACAGTCAGAGGGCTACTGAGGAAGACAGTCAGAGGGCTACTGAGGAAGACAGTCAGAGGGCTACTGAGGAAGACAGTCAGTGGAGAACTGACGAAGACATACATAGGTCTACTGAGGAAGATAGTCAGAGGGCTGCTGAGGAAGACAGTCAGAGGGCTACTGAGGAAGACAGTCAGAGGGCTACTGAGGAAGACAGTCAGAGGGCTACTGAGGAAGACAGTCAGAGGGCTACTGAGGAAGACAGTCAGAGGACTACTGAGGAAGACAGTCAGAGTGTTACTGAGGAAGACG ACAGTCAGGGGGCTGCTGAGGAAGACGGTCAGAGGGCTACTGAAGAAGACAGTCAGAGGGCTGCTGTGGAAGACAGTCAGAGGGCTGCTGAGGAAGACAGTCAGAGGGCTACTGACGAAGACAGTCAGAGAGCTACTGAGGAAGACAGTCAGAGGGCTGCTGTGGAAGACAGTCAGAGGGCTGCTGAGGAAGACAGTCAGAGGGCTACTGAGGAAGACAGTCAGGGGGCTGCTGAGGAAGACAGTCAGCGGGCTACTGAGGAAGACAGTCAGAGGGCTACTGAGGAAGACAGTCAGAGGGCTACTGAGGAAGACAGTCAGAGGGCTACTGAGGAAGACAGTCAGTGGAGAACTGACGAAGACATACATAGGTCTACTGAGGAAGATAGTCAGAGGGCTGCTGAGGAAGACAGTCAGTGGAGTACTGAGGAAGACATACATAGGTCTACTGAGGAAGACAGTCAGAGAGCTACTGAGGAAGACAGTCAGAGGGCTGCTGAGGAAGATAGTCAGAGGGCTGCTGAGGAAGACAGTCAGAGGGCTACTGAGGAAGACAGTCAGAGGACTATGGCTTATGGCTTAATGCATCATGAGGGAGACAGTATAAATCATCCTGAGCAAAATAAAAGCATCAGGCGTGCCTGA